ATTTCATCCGGTTCCCGCACATCAGGGGGACACGGTCTCATGGTGATCAAGGAATAAACCCAAGCATAGCGGGTTTACACATGAGATtctttgtcgttcaaaaaaactGACAGATTAATGAaattaattttcattttattttccgTCTTTAATTGAACTTTAAATATATTTATAGACATAATAATGACTCATTTAAAGATAATAGCTTTTATACATGAAAGTACATTATTAATGGACTTTTGAATTTATTTACTTACCaagaaattaaaaataaaaataaaaattttgataCTACTACTTGAATTAACAAAGTGTATTCGGTAAACAACTATGTTTCTCAACATCATTTAAATATATGTTGAGCAAGTTACTAGAAGGGTATCCGATATGTTGCAACTGTCACATACAAAGTTACATACACAGATAGAACGTTAAGGTTAAATACATTATACTTAGGTAGAACGTTAACGTATGTGCAAACATAGGTTCTAGCAAGAACGAACAACCCCCTTCACGCGTAGATCCCTTCACGAGGTGTGATATATAGCTCACCACCTAGACATCAAACGAGAAAAAACGTTTAATCTATGTATGCATTTAGATGAGAGATGTCAGAACATGTGGGTTAGGTAATAAACATGTCAAAAATTATAGGGGTGATACTAATATTATACGGGGCAACCTTTTTAAATTAAACGAGTGATGTTCAGGTTATACTAATATTATACGGGGCAACCTTTTTAAATTAAAGTTACAAAAATAAAGAGATGTCTACACACAACTAATTACAACCCATTTATAACCCGTCAACCCGTTTACAACTTCATTACAACCCATTTACTACCCGCCAACCCTTAAATGATAATGGTTTCAAAAGTAGCTATTGTTTACAGGTTACCTGTTATTAGTAATCTACTGGATGATGTAAAGCTCTTGTTTAGCAATGGAGTATCGGCCAATGATATTTCCAGCTTCCATAATGAATTGTTCTTGAAACGTTCCCATTCGTTTGCTCGGTATATCAATATTAAGATCCTTAAAATCCGGAACATCCTCTGCTTGTATACCATCTCCACATATAAGAAACTGGTTTCCAACAATAAATGAGCCTGAAACCCTAATTGCAACTCCATCTTCCCCGTGAGCTCTACATTGCAGCTTCTCAACCACATGCACAAGTTTATCAGAAGGCCATTCGCCAGCTAATGTACTCCTAATGCTTGATAAAGTGGTGTAAATATCATTTGGGCCAATAGATTCTTTCCCCGAGAAGCTGAAAATAGTGAAAAGCAAGATTAGCCCACGTTATCAGatgtaatttggtcattttatacaacCATGAGTCGTGTAACTGCTTAGGAATTGACACAGTGAGCTTTTACGTGTAAACTGATGTACAATAACATTTGAAATAATGTATAAATTTCATATCAAAATAAAAGGAGCAGTCTCAAGGAAGTATACCTGAAAGTCGAAGATTCGTTATAAAAACTCTTTGCGTATTGCCAAAGTTCATCACACCCGTCAAAAAGTAAATAATAATGTACTGCTAGCATCTGTTGATACGAGAAACACAGAGAATATAAATTTTACATATTACTTAATAGTTAGTCTTAAAGGAATAACAGCTTACATCTGCTAAATCTTTCATTCTTTGTGTTGGATCGAAAATATTACGGACAAATGCTGCTAAATCCACTTTGGAATCCTCATATTTTGTGATAAATGGATGTGAAAGAAGCTGCATAAGTACATCGATTATAAAAATAAGTTCCtcgataaaaaaattaaaattcttTTCAGATTATAACATATTTCTAACCTTCTTTTATTACCTGTTCAGCTGTTGGTCTTGCATCGGCGTCTTTCTGCAGACAAGCATCGATGAACGAACAGAATTCTGGAGAAAAAACGtcttttggtggtgatggagacGGGTCATCCAGGATCTGTTGAGATGGGCATATTTGGTAGCTGGTGAAAACTAGTAATTATATACAAGTCAAAATGGGTTGGGTTGACCCGAAACACTTTTTGACccatagttatcgatagcgaatagcgacaacgtacctatatgctacgtagcgatagcgatgaaatagcgcccgctatttcgtgtttagcgataaggtagtcaaaaatttaagaaattaaatatagctatctacataactttttttatatataacgttagttttatactttttatgtataaatttataagtttaaggaccaaatgtaaactagtgaaaatagggggggttaaatgttaaaatacacaaactaattttacacttttatctaaatttttacaagttttaatTACTAAATGTAACCTAATGAAAGATAtaggggttaaatgttaaaatctATAAACTTATTAAACCCTAGAAAGGCACAAAAACGCAGCAGCcgctcttctcttcttcttcttcatagtTTCAAGCAAGTTTCCCCAGCGACAGAAATTGCAGGTTTCCGGCCGgagcaacaaaaacaaaaacgcagccgctcttctcttcttcttcataGTTTCCAGCAAGTTTCCGGCAGAAATTGCAGGTTTCCGGCCGGAAGTCGTCGTCGGAATCCGCTATTCAGCGCTATACAGCATGTAGCGACCATGTCTCGCCTCGCCACGCTATTCGCGATAGCGGTCGCTATGGCCGCTATCGATAACTATGTTttgaccaaaatttttttttttagtttcggTAAATATCACTACAAAAACATATTTGTCCCAAAATATAGATACACTTTAAACAATATTTGGCCCGTTTCtttttttaactaagtatcttgattttacctatttggcccgttgaaaatataaatataatccaaatcaacccattcataagtaaataCAATGAAATTGCCACCTCTACTTGACAGCATTATAATTCATTTATAAAGCTAACAAATATCTGGATATCAAACAACGGGCAACTTAACTTACAGCTTGAAACTTCATATGACAAGCATACACAAAAGTAATAAAACATGATGATTTAACTATGCTAGTGTCGAAACATATAAACCAACATGAGAAAGTTATAGACTTCTAGTTAATACTAAGAATTTAAGTAGTGACATGCATATGTTACCTGCAACATAAGATTAACAGGTCCTTCGTTTGCTGTATATGGAAATTCTCCAGTACCGCACTCAAATAGAGCAAGACCAAGGCTCCAAATATCAGCGGGATATGAATAATTTTCATTTTTGATTCGTTCAGGTGACATATATGTTACAGTTCCAACAAATGTAGCACACTGCATAAAATAATATAGGGATATTACAACGACATTTCTTAACAAATTGTTAGCTTTACAGATTATATCAGACAGCAAATGAAGTAACCACACATGTGAGCGCACATGTCAATCACGATAAACATTACCATTGCCATAGAATTCTCTAAACCAGCACTTATCCCAAAGTCTGTTATTTTTGTTTCTCCCTTAAGATTCACAAGCAGATTTGCAGGCTTTATGTCTCTGTGGACCAAGTACCTAACTCCATGCAAGTAACTTAGTCCCTTGAAAAAAGTATATGTATTTGAAATATCAATATAATGAAATATAAAAAGaaaccatgaaaaagaaaaaagaaagcaTCATTACTTGCAAGAGTTTTTTAACCATCGGAGAAAGGACTTCTTCAGGTATACGTCTTTGTCTTTTTATAATATCAGCTAAAGAACCGCCATCCATGTATTCTAGAGCAATACTTATTTGCCCTGAATCAGGCGTGTAAAACGCTCCATAAAATTCAACAAGACCTTGATAACAAGGGGCCTCGCATAATGTTCTTATCT
Above is a window of Helianthus annuus cultivar XRQ/B chromosome 14, HanXRQr2.0-SUNRISE, whole genome shotgun sequence DNA encoding:
- the LOC110904072 gene encoding mitogen-activated protein kinase kinase 3 yields the protein MAGLEELKKKLVPLFDAEKGFSSGSTLDPSDSYMLSDGGTVNLLSRSYGVYNINELGLQKCTSRPVKDVDETEKTYQCASHEMRIFGAIGSGASSVVQRAIHIPTHRIIALKKINIFEKEKRQQLLTEIRTLCEAPCYQGLVEFYGAFYTPDSGQISIALEYMDGGSLADIIKRQRRIPEEVLSPMVKKLLQGLSYLHGVRYLVHRDIKPANLLVNLKGETKITDFGISAGLENSMAMCATFVGTVTYMSPERIKNENYSYPADIWSLGLALFECGTGEFPYTANEGPVNLMLQILDDPSPSPPKDVFSPEFCSFIDACLQKDADARPTAEQLLSHPFITKYEDSKVDLAAFVRNIFDPTQRMKDLADMLAVHYYLLFDGCDELWQYAKSFYNESSTFSFSGKESIGPNDIYTTLSSIRSTLAGEWPSDKLVHVVEKLQCRAHGEDGVAIRVSGSFIVGNQFLICGDGIQAEDVPDFKDLNIDIPSKRMGTFQEQFIMEAGNIIGRYSIAKQELYIIQ